A genomic region of Janthinobacterium lividum contains the following coding sequences:
- a CDS encoding STAS domain-containing protein, whose protein sequence is MERIPILRMGRLLLVTIQVDMHDRLAMTLQDDLTTRIVTDRATGVLIDISALDIVDSFIGRMISNTAAMAKILDARTVVVGMQPAVAITLVELGLTLEGVSTALNVELGIKLLERGGACA, encoded by the coding sequence ATGGAAAGAATCCCCATTTTACGCATGGGCCGGCTGCTGCTGGTGACGATCCAGGTGGACATGCATGACCGCCTGGCGATGACCTTGCAGGATGACCTGACCACCCGCATCGTGACGGACCGCGCCACGGGCGTGCTGATCGACATTTCCGCGCTCGACATCGTCGACTCCTTCATCGGCCGCATGATCAGCAATACGGCGGCGATGGCGAAAATCCTCGACGCGCGCACCGTCGTCGTCGGCATGCAGCCAGCCGTCGCCATCACCCTCGTGGAACTGGGGCTGACGCTGGAAGGCGTGAGCACGGCGCTCAACGTGGAGCTGGGCATCAAGCTGCTGGAACGGGGCGGCGCATGCGCATGA
- a CDS encoding ATP-binding protein: MLGAQEQAGVQQAQQILPLHSDEDVVRLRKQVRDSMVAMGFGLIEQTKIITAASELARNTLRYGGGGEARIARVSDGARQGLELRFVDAGPGIEDIPLALTDGYTSGGGLGLGLGGAKRLADAFHIDTAPGAGTTVTIAKWKLF, from the coding sequence GTGCTAGGCGCGCAGGAGCAGGCTGGAGTGCAGCAGGCGCAGCAGATTCTGCCCCTGCACAGCGACGAAGACGTCGTACGGTTGCGCAAGCAGGTACGCGACAGCATGGTCGCCATGGGTTTTGGCCTGATCGAACAGACCAAGATCATCACGGCGGCCAGCGAGCTGGCGCGCAATACCCTGCGCTACGGCGGCGGGGGCGAAGCGCGCATCGCGCGCGTCAGCGATGGCGCGCGCCAGGGACTGGAGCTGCGCTTTGTCGATGCGGGACCGGGCATCGAAGATATTCCCCTGGCGCTGACCGATGGCTATACCAGCGGCGGCGGGCTGGGACTGGGGCTGGGCGGCGCCAAGCGCCTGGCCGACGCATTTCACATCGACACGGCGCCTGGCGCGGGCACCACCGTCACCATCGCGAAATGGAAGCTGTTTTGA
- a CDS encoding hemerythrin domain-containing protein, whose amino-acid sequence MNIDKFKQQHLDILAAIDDLRRLARGGVAAQAQAIAEQIIAMSGLIKLHLAVEQRYLYPAAQASGVAKVAQLGRRYENEMQGIAGAYLDFAGRWNTPVRLEAEPEAFRSEANTVLHALFQRMRREDHELYPAVETLA is encoded by the coding sequence ATGAATATCGACAAATTCAAACAGCAGCACCTGGACATCCTGGCCGCCATTGACGACTTGCGCCGGCTGGCGCGCGGCGGTGTGGCTGCGCAGGCGCAAGCCATTGCCGAACAGATCATTGCCATGAGCGGCTTGATCAAGCTGCACCTGGCCGTCGAACAGCGCTACCTGTATCCGGCTGCGCAAGCGTCCGGCGTGGCCAAGGTGGCACAACTGGGACGCCGGTACGAAAACGAAATGCAAGGCATCGCCGGCGCCTATCTGGATTTCGCCGGCCGCTGGAATACGCCCGTGCGCCTGGAAGCCGAACCGGAAGCCTTCCGCAGCGAAGCCAATACCGTGCTGCACGCGCTGTTCCAGCGCATGCGGCGCGAAGACCACGAGTTATATCCAGCCGTTGAAACGCTGGCCTGA
- a CDS encoding DUF485 domain-containing protein codes for MHDDLVQKIKSDPSYHQLVKVRSRFGWALTGLMMLVYYGYILLIAFNKEFLATKTGAGVMTWGMPIGLFVIVFTVLVTGIYVRRANKQFDDLSNAIQARVQA; via the coding sequence ATGCATGACGATCTGGTTCAAAAAATCAAGAGCGACCCCAGTTATCATCAGCTGGTCAAGGTGCGTTCCCGCTTCGGCTGGGCGCTGACGGGCCTGATGATGCTGGTGTACTACGGCTACATCCTGCTCATCGCCTTCAACAAGGAATTTCTGGCCACTAAGACGGGCGCCGGCGTGATGACCTGGGGCATGCCGATCGGCCTGTTCGTCATCGTGTTTACCGTGCTGGTCACCGGCATCTATGTGCGCCGCGCCAACAAGCAATTCGACGATCTGAGCAACGCCATCCAGGCACGGGTGCAAGCATGA
- the hmpA gene encoding NO-inducible flavohemoprotein, which translates to MLTQEQRAIITATVPILEQGGEALTRHFYKNLFRDHPEVLPYFNQAHQHSGDQQRALANGVLMYAKNIDKLAALGDLVATIVNKHVALQIRAEHYPLVGASLLQAIREVLGEEVASDAVIDAWGVAYGQLADILAGEEGRIYKAQAAAPGGWSGARDFLVRSKTVESGEITSFLMAPADGQPVLDFAPGQYIGVLATVDGVPMRRQYSLSAASNGQTYRISVKREEGGKVSNFFHDHVQAGDTVQLTPPSGDFVLTDSDKPLVLISGGVGITPTLAMLTAALRGKRPVHFIHAARNQGVHAFRAQIDALAAQHPQLQRYYCYAEHGGEQDAPDAVGLLNKEQLGHWLPVSRDIDAYFLGPQPFMRAIKQYLRELGVPEQQTHHEFFGPAAALN; encoded by the coding sequence ATGCTGACCCAAGAACAACGCGCCATCATCACGGCCACCGTCCCCATCCTCGAGCAGGGCGGCGAAGCGCTGACGCGCCACTTCTACAAGAATCTGTTCCGCGACCATCCCGAAGTGCTGCCGTACTTTAACCAGGCGCACCAGCACAGCGGCGACCAGCAGCGCGCGCTGGCCAATGGCGTGCTGATGTATGCCAAAAATATCGACAAGCTTGCGGCGCTGGGCGACCTGGTGGCCACCATCGTCAACAAGCACGTGGCCCTGCAGATCCGCGCCGAGCACTATCCGCTGGTGGGCGCCAGCCTGCTGCAAGCGATACGCGAAGTGCTGGGCGAAGAGGTCGCCAGCGACGCCGTCATCGATGCCTGGGGTGTGGCCTACGGCCAGCTGGCCGACATCCTGGCCGGCGAAGAAGGGCGCATCTACAAGGCGCAGGCCGCCGCACCGGGCGGCTGGAGCGGCGCGCGCGATTTTTTAGTGCGCAGCAAGACGGTGGAAAGCGGCGAGATCACTTCCTTCCTGATGGCGCCCGCCGATGGCCAGCCAGTGCTCGACTTTGCGCCAGGCCAGTATATCGGCGTGCTGGCCACCGTCGATGGCGTGCCCATGCGCCGCCAGTATTCCTTGTCGGCCGCCAGCAATGGCCAGACCTACCGCATCAGCGTCAAGCGCGAAGAGGGCGGCAAGGTCTCGAATTTCTTCCACGATCACGTGCAGGCGGGCGACACCGTGCAGCTGACGCCGCCCTCGGGCGACTTCGTGCTGACGGATAGCGACAAGCCGCTGGTGCTGATCAGCGGCGGCGTGGGCATCACGCCGACCCTGGCCATGCTGACGGCGGCCCTGCGCGGCAAGCGTCCAGTGCATTTCATCCACGCGGCGCGCAACCAGGGCGTGCATGCGTTCCGCGCGCAGATCGACGCACTGGCCGCGCAGCACCCGCAGCTGCAGCGGTATTACTGCTACGCGGAACATGGCGGAGAACAGGACGCACCGGACGCCGTCGGCTTGCTGAATAAGGAGCAGCTCGGTCACTGGCTGCCGGTTTCGCGCGACATCGACGCCTACTTCCTGGGACCGCAGCCATTCATGCGCGCTATCAAGCAGTACCTGCGCGAGCTGGGCGTGCCGGAACAGCAGACGCACCACGAGTTCTTCGGACCGGCTGCCGCACTGAATTGA
- a CDS encoding cation acetate symporter — protein MSAAKHALRGVSCLSALALLGASNAAFAAGADLGQAVKQPTNWTAIIMFAAFVIFTLFVTKWAAKKTKSASDFYTAGGGITGFQNGLAIAGDYMSAASFLGISAAVFLNGYDGLIYAIGFLVGWPIITFLMAERLRNLGRFTFADVAAYRFKQAPIRIFSASGTLVVVAFYLIAQMVGAGQLIKLLFGLEYWIAVVLVGTLMMIYVLFGGMTATTWVQIIKAVMLLGGATFMAVAVLAQFNFSPEALFAKSVDVHATKEAIMGPGSFIKDPISAISFGMALMFGTAGLPHILMRFFTVPSAKEARKSVFWATTWIAYFYVLTFIIGFGAIVLVSTNPEFKDAAGKLLGGNNMAAVHLAKAVGGNVFLGFMSAVAFATILAVVAGLTLSGASAVSHDLYATVIKKGKATGANELKVSRVTTVVLGIIAVVLGIAFEKQNIAFMVSLAFAIAASANFPVLFMSVLWKDCTTRGATIGGFLGLTTAVALTVVSKSVWVDVLGHGEALFPYASPALFSMTAGFVGIWLFSVLDKSPRARIDRAGYEAQQMRSETGIGAAGASAH, from the coding sequence ATGAGCGCCGCCAAGCATGCGCTGCGCGGCGTGTCTTGCCTGAGTGCCCTGGCGCTGCTGGGCGCCAGCAATGCCGCGTTCGCGGCCGGCGCCGACCTGGGCCAGGCAGTCAAGCAGCCGACCAACTGGACGGCGATCATCATGTTCGCCGCCTTCGTCATCTTCACCCTGTTCGTCACCAAGTGGGCGGCCAAGAAGACCAAGTCGGCCTCCGATTTCTACACGGCCGGCGGCGGTATCACAGGCTTCCAGAATGGCCTGGCCATTGCGGGCGACTATATGTCGGCCGCCTCCTTCCTCGGCATTTCCGCGGCCGTCTTTTTGAACGGCTATGATGGCCTGATCTACGCCATCGGCTTTCTCGTCGGCTGGCCCATCATCACCTTTTTGATGGCCGAGCGCTTGCGCAACCTGGGACGCTTTACCTTTGCCGACGTGGCCGCCTACCGCTTCAAGCAGGCGCCGATCCGCATCTTTTCGGCTTCCGGCACCCTGGTCGTCGTGGCCTTTTATCTGATCGCGCAGATGGTGGGCGCGGGCCAGCTGATCAAGCTGCTGTTCGGCCTCGAATACTGGATCGCCGTCGTCCTGGTCGGTACATTGATGATGATCTATGTGCTGTTTGGCGGCATGACGGCCACCACCTGGGTGCAGATCATCAAGGCGGTGATGCTGCTGGGTGGCGCCACCTTCATGGCCGTGGCCGTGCTGGCGCAATTCAACTTCAGCCCGGAAGCGCTGTTCGCCAAGTCGGTGGACGTGCACGCGACCAAGGAAGCCATCATGGGGCCCGGTTCCTTCATCAAGGACCCGATCTCGGCCATCTCGTTCGGCATGGCGCTGATGTTCGGTACGGCCGGCTTGCCGCACATCCTGATGCGTTTCTTCACGGTACCGAGCGCCAAGGAAGCGCGCAAATCCGTGTTCTGGGCCACCACCTGGATCGCTTACTTCTATGTGTTGACTTTCATCATCGGCTTTGGCGCGATCGTGCTGGTGAGCACCAATCCCGAGTTCAAGGATGCTGCCGGCAAGCTGCTGGGTGGTAACAACATGGCGGCCGTGCACCTGGCCAAGGCCGTGGGCGGCAACGTCTTCCTCGGCTTCATGTCGGCGGTCGCGTTTGCCACCATCCTGGCCGTCGTGGCGGGCTTGACCCTGTCGGGCGCGTCGGCCGTGTCGCACGATCTGTATGCCACCGTCATCAAGAAGGGCAAGGCCACGGGCGCCAACGAATTGAAAGTGTCGCGCGTGACGACGGTCGTGCTGGGCATCATCGCCGTGGTGCTGGGCATCGCCTTTGAAAAGCAGAACATCGCCTTCATGGTCTCGCTGGCATTCGCCATCGCCGCCTCGGCCAACTTCCCCGTGCTGTTCATGTCGGTGCTGTGGAAGGATTGCACCACGCGGGGCGCCACCATCGGCGGCTTCCTGGGCTTGACCACGGCTGTCGCGCTGACGGTGGTGTCGAAGTCCGTGTGGGTCGACGTGCTCGGTCATGGCGAAGCGCTGTTCCCGTATGCCTCACCGGCGCTGTTTTCGATGACGGCCGGCTTCGTTGGCATCTGGCTGTTCTCTGTGCTCGACAAGAGCCCCCGCGCGCGCATCGACCGCGCCGGCTACGAAGCGCAGCAAATGCGTTCGGAAACGGGTATCGGCGCGGCTGGAGCCAGCGCGCATTGA
- a CDS encoding STAS domain-containing protein codes for MKNKTGTGQAQQLAGIINEHHTDLLDGWMAGLIARLVRRDKIAENELRQQASQFLPLLAGALESGDSFDIEGGAWDDTRQLIAEISQSRVRQGYSPIDTASFMFALKEPLFAYLRKAITAHPEQLGDAIVSTSKLFDELGLLTIAIYQKAREQVILRQQQELLELSTPVVQLWQNVLALPLIGTLDSARTQVVMESLLQKIVDTGALIAIIDITGVPTVDTLVAQHLLKTIAAARLMGADCIISGIRPQIAQTIVHLGVNLEDVMTKATLADAFVVALKRTGSSITYQQQQH; via the coding sequence ATGAAAAACAAGACGGGCACGGGCCAGGCGCAGCAACTGGCAGGCATCATCAACGAGCACCACACGGACCTGCTGGACGGCTGGATGGCCGGCCTGATCGCCCGCCTGGTGCGCCGCGACAAGATCGCCGAGAACGAGCTGCGCCAGCAGGCATCGCAATTCCTGCCGCTGCTGGCGGGCGCGCTGGAAAGCGGCGACTCGTTCGACATCGAAGGCGGCGCCTGGGACGATACGCGCCAGCTGATCGCGGAGATATCGCAGTCGCGCGTGCGCCAGGGCTATTCGCCGATCGACACGGCCAGCTTCATGTTTGCCCTCAAGGAGCCGCTGTTCGCCTACCTGCGCAAGGCAATCACGGCGCATCCGGAGCAACTGGGCGACGCCATCGTCAGCACCAGCAAGCTGTTCGATGAACTGGGCCTGCTGACCATCGCCATCTACCAGAAAGCGCGCGAACAGGTGATTTTGCGCCAGCAGCAGGAATTGCTGGAGCTCTCAACGCCCGTGGTGCAGCTGTGGCAAAACGTGCTGGCCCTGCCCCTGATCGGCACCCTCGACAGCGCGCGCACGCAGGTGGTGATGGAAAGCCTGCTGCAAAAGATCGTCGACACGGGCGCCCTGATCGCCATCATCGATATCACGGGCGTGCCTACCGTCGACACCCTGGTGGCGCAGCATCTGCTGAAAACCATCGCCGCCGCGCGCCTGATGGGCGCCGACTGCATCATCAGCGGCATCCGCCCGCAGATCGCGCAAACCATCGTGCACCTGGGCGTCAACCTGGAAGACGTGATGACCAAGGCCACGCTGGCCGACGCATTCGTCGTGGCCCTGAAACGCACGGGGTCCAGCATCACCTACCAGCAGCAACAACACTGA